Proteins encoded in a region of the Verrucomicrobiota bacterium genome:
- a CDS encoding DUF502 domain-containing protein has translation MKPQRWVRDNFLAGLAVVLPVVLSIFLFVWIVETITGRVSDIITESWFGIDKTPKDGESSDTVQTKTTDTDGTPRDSSKLRRVDKFFLRVVILVAMIVATISIGWVARNMLGRHLIRFGDMILEKIPLFNRIYIVLRQISQSVLSEKSEMFSAVVLVEFPRPGLRSLAFITGRSKGEIQDKTQGDVYTLFVPTSPNPTSGYMIMATEDEFDRLDMSVEEGMKMVISGGAVLPEPRKLLEHYKRSKTEAPPLAPTTEGKQQA, from the coding sequence ATGAAGCCGCAGCGCTGGGTGCGCGACAATTTCCTTGCCGGACTTGCCGTCGTGCTGCCCGTCGTGCTCTCGATCTTCCTGTTCGTTTGGATCGTCGAGACCATCACTGGCCGTGTCTCCGATATCATCACCGAGAGCTGGTTCGGCATCGACAAGACCCCCAAGGACGGCGAGTCCAGCGACACCGTGCAGACAAAGACGACCGACACAGACGGCACACCGCGGGACTCGAGTAAGCTCAGGCGTGTCGACAAGTTCTTCCTGCGTGTGGTGATCCTGGTGGCGATGATCGTCGCGACGATCTCCATCGGCTGGGTGGCGAGAAACATGCTCGGCCGTCACCTGATCCGGTTTGGCGACATGATTCTCGAGAAGATCCCCCTGTTCAACCGCATCTACATTGTGCTGCGCCAGATCAGCCAGTCGGTGCTCAGCGAGAAGAGCGAGATGTTCTCAGCCGTCGTCCTCGTCGAGTTCCCGCGTCCCGGTCTGCGCTCGCTGGCTTTCATCACAGGCCGGAGCAAAGGCGAGATCCAGGACAAGACCCAGGGCGACGTCTACACGCTGTTTGTGCCGACCTCGCCCAACCCGACGAGCGGGTACATGATTATGGCCACCGAGGACGAGTTCGACCGCCTCGACATGAGCGTCGAGGAAGGCATGAAGATGGTCATCTCGGGCGGCGCCGTGCTGCCCGAGCCGCGCAAGCTGCTCGAGCACTACAAGCGCAGCAAGACGGAGGCGCCGCCGCTTGCACCCACCACCGAGGGGAAGCAGCAAGCGTGA
- the ybeY gene encoding rRNA maturation RNase YbeY produces MLISDPQTALDLDPESIRALVDFVLDAEGAPEAIETSIVFVDDAAIAELNVRHLGHDGPTDVLAFPLDEAPPRFAVNEHADTDPALDQPALLGDVVVSTERAIAYCRDHGGDPIEETAVYLVHGLLHLLGYDDLTGSEYVRMHGRQAELLRHAAESGIVLRGRVVHTEPGCQGPGA; encoded by the coding sequence TTGCTGATTAGCGATCCCCAGACCGCCCTCGATCTCGACCCCGAGAGCATACGCGCCCTCGTCGATTTTGTGCTCGATGCCGAGGGCGCCCCCGAGGCCATCGAGACGAGCATCGTGTTCGTCGACGACGCGGCGATAGCCGAGCTTAACGTGCGCCACCTTGGCCACGACGGGCCGACCGACGTGCTCGCCTTCCCTCTCGATGAGGCGCCGCCCCGGTTCGCCGTGAACGAGCATGCCGACACCGACCCCGCGCTGGACCAGCCGGCCCTGTTGGGCGACGTGGTGGTCTCGACCGAGCGGGCGATCGCGTACTGCCGCGACCACGGTGGCGATCCAATCGAGGAGACGGCCGTTTACCTTGTGCATGGCTTGCTCCATCTGCTTGGCTATGATGACCTTACAGGGTCCGAGTACGTGCGCATGCACGGGCGTCAGGCCGAGCTGCTGCGCCACGCAGCCGAGTCCGGCATTGTGCTGCGCGGGCGCGTGGTGCATACTGAGCCCGGGTGTCAGGGGCCGGGCGCCTAG
- a CDS encoding polymer-forming cytoskeletal protein, with product MLDRDRSTAMPAESGGTFLGADVEFKGSLKFKDQLRINGKFEGELSSDGTVHVGPQGDVRADVNVGNAVVEGKVNGNINASDRIELRSTAQMVGDIKAAKLVVEEGVVFVGHCEVSSDKARVSSTNAESGKRKEHVASQSEIEVGLGA from the coding sequence ATGTTGGACAGAGATCGCTCGACCGCTATGCCTGCGGAGAGCGGAGGGACTTTTCTGGGTGCCGACGTCGAGTTCAAAGGGTCCCTCAAGTTCAAGGACCAGCTGCGCATCAACGGCAAGTTCGAGGGCGAGCTCTCCAGCGACGGCACGGTTCATGTTGGCCCGCAGGGAGATGTGAGAGCCGACGTGAACGTCGGCAACGCCGTGGTCGAGGGCAAGGTCAACGGGAACATCAACGCGAGCGACCGCATCGAGCTACGCTCGACGGCGCAGATGGTTGGCGATATCAAGGCGGCCAAGCTCGTCGTTGAGGAAGGCGTGGTGTTTGTCGGCCACTGCGAAGTCAGCTCCGACAAGGCACGTGTGTCGTCGACAAACGCCGAAAGCGGCAAGAGGAAAGAGCACGTTGCGTCGCAGTCCGAGATCGAGGTCGGCCTCGGCGCCTAG
- a CDS encoding HDIG domain-containing protein, whose protein sequence is MRLFKRRRLVKKGLTSAVKRASGHRHRALVYLEAGVLPRALTGLLVLVALTFVVSKARDLGLPYVGEKARQDIIATRPFSYADDARRFEEMERVRAEVPAISRLDETKATERFAEYDKLLVRAAELTAREAAEGTLAGEDTTAVDATSGAVPTLTERELLEQEVAAKLAFLSAGQRDELLSDPASAARVQKLRQTVLGLATVRTYTAPGYRPPALGFECISRDQFLTRRLPDAVEGAFRADGVDAGTLTALQAMAANAVVFVDDGVTTLQLRERRAASVGTQYTTVPRGTTLIHEGEQITPAHRAQIRAYFEELDVAVARETRLSYQALVALVGALFVGMTALYLWRFEPRVFAYNSKLILIGGLSLLAVGLTVGIGRIETDSEWWRDVLRFPVLVALPVLVIAMTLPTRAAFFFTVMLSVLSGIQYHALLARMTIHPTYVLLGLVGGCAAALYARTIRYRKEFVRTGAMIGLLSFFVTALLGMFGGVSQDVLLREGLGGLGAGILATTLAWVLLPAVETVFHLTTNVSLIELGDSNHPLLKRMVMEAPGTYHHSLIVGNLAEAAAEAIGANPLLARVGALYHDIGKLKKPDYFSENEQQARSRHDTLIPSMSSLIITSHVKDGIDLGYKYRLKPAILDIIREHHGTSLVYFFYKRAAATAAAEQGNGKATGGERRPPAVDEADYRYPGPKPQSKESAIIMLADAVEAAARAMDKPTASKMRTLIRELMLARFNDGQLDESELTLRDLHRIQEAFTHIILGTFHQRVKYPKEGEPSEGEQADEGAEAPEPTGVTKLAD, encoded by the coding sequence ATGAGGCTGTTCAAGCGCCGCCGGCTCGTCAAGAAAGGGCTGACCTCGGCCGTCAAGCGCGCGAGCGGTCACCGCCACCGTGCCCTCGTCTATCTCGAGGCCGGCGTGCTGCCTCGGGCACTCACCGGTCTGCTCGTGCTCGTCGCGCTGACCTTCGTTGTCTCAAAGGCGCGCGATCTCGGGCTGCCGTACGTGGGCGAGAAGGCGAGGCAGGACATTATCGCGACTCGCCCGTTCAGCTATGCCGATGACGCGAGGCGCTTCGAGGAGATGGAACGGGTCCGCGCCGAGGTGCCGGCAATCTCGCGGCTCGATGAGACGAAGGCGACCGAACGATTTGCCGAGTACGACAAGTTGCTTGTCCGCGCCGCCGAGCTAACAGCCAGGGAAGCCGCCGAGGGCACGCTGGCCGGCGAAGATACGACAGCCGTCGACGCGACCTCCGGCGCCGTGCCGACGCTTACGGAGCGCGAGCTTCTCGAGCAGGAGGTGGCTGCGAAGCTGGCCTTCCTCAGCGCCGGGCAGCGCGATGAGTTGCTCTCGGATCCTGCAAGCGCCGCGCGCGTCCAGAAGCTGCGCCAGACCGTGCTCGGGCTGGCCACCGTGCGCACCTACACTGCGCCGGGCTACCGCCCGCCCGCGCTCGGTTTCGAGTGCATCAGCCGCGACCAGTTCCTGACGAGGCGGCTGCCCGATGCCGTCGAGGGTGCGTTCCGGGCGGATGGCGTGGACGCCGGTACGTTGACGGCTCTCCAGGCGATGGCTGCCAACGCGGTTGTGTTCGTCGATGACGGCGTGACGACGCTCCAGTTGCGCGAGCGCCGCGCGGCCAGTGTCGGGACGCAGTACACGACCGTGCCGCGCGGCACGACGCTCATCCACGAGGGCGAGCAGATCACGCCGGCGCACCGGGCGCAGATCCGCGCCTACTTCGAGGAGCTCGACGTGGCCGTGGCGCGCGAGACGAGGCTGTCGTATCAGGCGCTCGTGGCGCTCGTCGGCGCGCTGTTTGTCGGGATGACCGCTCTGTACCTGTGGCGGTTCGAACCGAGGGTATTCGCCTACAACTCGAAGCTTATCCTCATCGGCGGGCTCTCGCTCCTCGCCGTGGGGCTCACCGTGGGCATTGGCCGCATCGAGACGGACAGCGAGTGGTGGCGCGACGTGCTGCGGTTCCCGGTGCTCGTGGCGCTGCCCGTGCTCGTCATCGCCATGACGCTGCCGACCCGGGCCGCGTTCTTCTTCACCGTGATGCTCTCGGTGCTCTCGGGCATACAGTATCACGCCTTGTTGGCGAGAATGACTATCCACCCGACGTACGTGCTGCTTGGGCTCGTCGGCGGGTGCGCCGCGGCGCTCTACGCGCGCACGATCCGCTACCGCAAGGAGTTTGTCCGCACCGGGGCGATGATCGGGCTGCTCAGCTTCTTTGTAACCGCCCTGCTTGGCATGTTCGGCGGCGTGAGCCAGGACGTGCTGTTGCGCGAGGGGCTGGGCGGGCTCGGCGCAGGCATCCTGGCCACGACGCTGGCCTGGGTCCTGCTGCCGGCGGTCGAGACGGTGTTCCACCTGACGACCAACGTGAGTCTCATCGAGCTGGGCGACTCGAATCACCCGCTGCTTAAGCGCATGGTGATGGAGGCGCCGGGCACGTATCATCATTCGCTCATCGTGGGCAACCTGGCCGAGGCGGCCGCCGAGGCCATCGGCGCCAACCCGCTGCTGGCGCGCGTCGGGGCGCTTTACCACGACATTGGCAAGCTCAAGAAACCCGACTACTTCAGCGAGAACGAGCAGCAGGCCCGCAGCCGCCACGACACACTTATCCCGTCGATGTCGAGCCTGATTATCACCAGTCACGTCAAGGACGGCATCGACTTGGGCTACAAATACCGGCTCAAGCCGGCCATTCTCGACATCATCCGCGAGCACCACGGCACCTCGCTCGTGTACTTCTTCTACAAGCGCGCAGCGGCCACGGCAGCCGCCGAGCAGGGCAACGGCAAGGCGACTGGCGGCGAGCGCCGCCCGCCCGCCGTCGACGAGGCCGACTATCGCTACCCCGGCCCCAAGCCCCAGAGCAAGGAGTCCGCCATCATCATGCTTGCCGACGCGGTCGAGGCTGCCGCCCGCGCCATGGACAAGCCGACGGCGAGCAAGATGCGCACGCTGATCCGCGAGCTGATGCTCGCCCGCTTCAACGACGGCCAGCTCGACGAGAGCGAACTGACGCTCCGCGATCTGCACCGCATCCAGGAAGCATTTACCCACATCATCCTCGGCACGTTCCACCAGCGCGTGAAGTACCCGAAGGAGGGCGAACCGTCCGAGGGGGAACAGGCCGACGAGGGGGCCGAAGCGCCCGAACCGACCGGTGTCACGAAGCTTGCTGATTAG
- a CDS encoding PhoH family protein, which produces MAKAEIGFEDHHWARELFGPGEERLRLAEQRLSVQLVARGTVLRVIGEPENVERAEALFRRLFEEKRRGRPVDHVAFEAALRQIAGNGAVPAKADQSDDQVLRIEVPSRRRVVVPRTDGQEVYVRAMREHDMTFAIGPAGTGKTYLAMAMAVRALTRGEVARLILARPAVEAGESLGFLPGDMYEKVSPYLRPLYDALYEMMDIPKIKRYLDSGVIEVAPLAFMRGRTLNDSFIILDEAQNTTSEQMKMFLTRMGFGSKVVVTGDITQIDLPASKPSGLIEVSRILDGIEGIRFCRLTQHDVVRHGLVQKIVHAYEQHHVRRRADAGDQEP; this is translated from the coding sequence ATGGCGAAAGCGGAGATCGGATTCGAAGACCACCATTGGGCGCGCGAGCTGTTCGGCCCGGGCGAGGAGCGCCTGCGGCTGGCCGAGCAGCGGCTCAGTGTGCAGCTTGTCGCCCGCGGCACCGTGCTGCGCGTCATCGGGGAACCCGAGAACGTCGAACGCGCTGAAGCGCTGTTCCGGCGGCTCTTCGAGGAGAAGCGCCGCGGCCGGCCCGTCGACCACGTCGCCTTCGAGGCCGCGCTACGTCAGATCGCCGGCAACGGCGCCGTGCCGGCCAAAGCGGACCAGAGCGATGACCAGGTTCTGCGCATCGAGGTGCCCTCGCGGCGCCGTGTCGTGGTCCCGCGCACCGACGGGCAGGAGGTCTACGTGCGCGCCATGCGCGAGCACGATATGACCTTTGCCATCGGGCCGGCCGGCACGGGCAAGACCTACCTCGCCATGGCGATGGCCGTGCGCGCGCTCACGCGCGGCGAGGTGGCGCGTCTGATCCTGGCGCGGCCCGCCGTCGAGGCCGGCGAAAGCCTCGGCTTCCTGCCCGGCGACATGTACGAGAAGGTCTCGCCCTACCTGCGGCCGCTCTACGACGCGCTCTACGAGATGATGGATATCCCCAAGATCAAGCGGTACCTCGACAGTGGCGTGATCGAGGTTGCCCCGCTCGCCTTCATGCGCGGGCGGACGCTCAACGATTCGTTCATCATCCTCGATGAGGCGCAGAACACCACGAGCGAGCAGATGAAGATGTTCCTGACCCGGATGGGGTTTGGCTCGAAGGTGGTCGTCACCGGCGACATCACCCAGATCGACTTGCCGGCCTCCAAGCCGTCAGGTCTCATCGAGGTGAGCCGCATCCTTGACGGCATCGAGGGTATCCGGTTCTGCCGGCTCACGCAGCATGACGTCGTTCGCCACGGGCTGGTGCAGAAGATCGTCCACGCCTACGAACAGCACCATGTCCGGCGCCGCGCCGATGCGGGAGACCAGGAGCCATGA
- the recO gene encoding DNA repair protein RecO, with protein MTARFITTQAVILKGRDYSETSRLVTAFAREAGKVRFLAKGARRAKSPFGGLLEPLTRVELILIPGRDGLHTLKECAALGAPAVHDDLDRLSAALFVLALVDETQIDDDPQPEVFDLLVSALERIETTANLPMVLFAVQLRLIELSGYRLDLARCAADEAALGTTAFYSAAHKGLLCRACASGLKVRQISPGVLGLLRRLDEAALNSVERIKLSPAQIDELATLFELVFETLLEKKLAVVALIRRLRAPKA; from the coding sequence GTGACCGCGCGCTTCATCACGACCCAGGCCGTTATCCTTAAGGGCCGCGACTACTCGGAGACGAGCCGTCTCGTCACCGCGTTTGCGCGTGAGGCGGGCAAGGTGCGTTTCCTTGCCAAAGGCGCACGGCGCGCCAAGAGCCCGTTCGGCGGCCTGCTCGAGCCGCTTACCCGCGTCGAGCTGATCCTCATCCCCGGCCGCGACGGACTCCATACGCTCAAGGAATGCGCCGCCCTCGGCGCACCCGCGGTGCACGACGACCTCGACCGGCTTTCCGCCGCGCTCTTTGTGCTCGCGCTCGTTGACGAGACGCAGATCGACGACGATCCGCAGCCGGAGGTGTTCGACCTGCTCGTCTCAGCCCTCGAACGCATCGAGACCACTGCGAACCTGCCGATGGTGCTCTTCGCCGTCCAACTTCGTCTTATCGAGCTGAGCGGCTACCGGCTCGATCTCGCGCGGTGTGCCGCCGACGAGGCGGCGCTCGGCACGACGGCGTTCTACTCGGCGGCGCACAAGGGGCTGCTCTGCCGCGCGTGCGCGAGTGGGCTCAAGGTGCGCCAGATATCGCCCGGTGTGCTCGGCCTGCTCCGGCGTCTCGACGAGGCCGCGCTCAACTCCGTCGAGCGCATCAAGCTCTCGCCGGCTCAGATCGACGAACTGGCCACGCTCTTCGAGCTCGTGTTCGAGACCCT
- a CDS encoding HlyC/CorC family transporter produces the protein MLGEAELLAIYAVLVLLSTAAGLARESLLALRAGGRTGGSQGRAATQRLSPERDDEYLLTILIVNSMAKLASVCLLFLAFRAVTSSEALQLVLALVTGSLVILLVTELIPRHVARAHPVVWFDRLGWFVRLLHVVFYPLGWATRHVVRWLKRAYGIEGSIFPLPQTPHALLELIEATEENGKLEEDDRELITSIFEFRDTIVREVMVPRVDMVCIDQQATLEEAHRLVVDKGHSRVPVYRDNLDDIVGVLFTKDLLASLGQGAFSERRVGEVLHEPMFVPETKRVAELLREFQKARLHLAIVVDEYGGTSGLVTIEDLLEEIVGDIRDEYDTEPPLYEPDGHGGYVVDAKISIGEIEDDLGITLPEEEEYDTLGGFLFARLGKVPEPGDVLRENGVELTVLEADGRRIYKVRVTPIDAGQIEPDDING, from the coding sequence TTGTTGGGAGAAGCGGAGTTACTGGCGATCTACGCGGTGCTCGTGTTGCTGAGCACCGCGGCCGGCCTCGCGCGCGAATCGCTTCTGGCGCTGCGCGCCGGCGGCCGGACCGGCGGCAGCCAAGGCCGCGCGGCAACACAGCGCCTGTCGCCCGAGCGCGACGACGAGTATCTCCTCACCATTCTGATCGTCAACAGCATGGCCAAGCTCGCCAGCGTCTGCCTGCTGTTCCTCGCGTTCCGCGCGGTCACTTCGAGCGAGGCCCTGCAGCTTGTGCTCGCGCTCGTGACCGGCTCCCTGGTGATCCTGCTCGTGACCGAACTGATCCCCCGCCATGTCGCGCGGGCGCACCCCGTGGTGTGGTTCGACCGGTTGGGTTGGTTTGTCCGCTTGCTGCACGTGGTGTTCTACCCGTTGGGGTGGGCCACCAGGCATGTCGTGCGCTGGCTCAAGCGCGCCTACGGCATCGAAGGCTCGATCTTCCCGCTGCCCCAGACGCCGCACGCGCTGCTCGAGCTGATCGAAGCGACCGAGGAGAACGGCAAGCTCGAGGAGGACGACCGCGAACTCATTACCTCGATCTTCGAGTTTCGCGACACCATTGTACGGGAGGTCATGGTGCCGCGCGTCGACATGGTCTGCATCGACCAACAGGCAACGCTCGAGGAGGCCCATCGGCTTGTTGTCGACAAGGGCCACTCGCGCGTCCCCGTCTACCGCGATAATCTGGACGACATCGTCGGCGTGCTGTTCACCAAGGATCTGCTCGCCTCGCTTGGCCAAGGGGCGTTCTCCGAGCGCCGAGTCGGCGAGGTGCTCCACGAGCCGATGTTCGTGCCGGAGACCAAGCGGGTAGCCGAGCTGCTGCGCGAATTCCAGAAGGCGCGCCTGCACCTGGCCATCGTCGTGGATGAGTACGGCGGCACCTCGGGCTTGGTGACTATCGAGGACTTGCTCGAGGAGATCGTCGGCGACATCCGGGACGAGTACGACACGGAGCCGCCGCTCTACGAGCCCGACGGCCACGGCGGTTACGTCGTCGACGCCAAGATCTCGATCGGCGAGATCGAGGACGATCTCGGCATCACCTTGCCCGAGGAAGAGGAATACGATACCCTTGGAGGATTCCTCTTCGCCCGGTTGGGCAAAGTGCCGGAGCCCGGCGACGTGCTCCGCGAGAACGGCGTCGAGCTCACCGTGCTCGAGGCCGATGGCCGCCGCATCTACAAGGTGCGCGTGACGCCCATCGACGCGGGTCAGATCGAGCCCGACGACATCAATGGCTGA
- a CDS encoding polymer-forming cytoskeletal protein, whose protein sequence is MVDITCIHCGRETPVPKAAINAKCRHCHELIPLRKGRPEGRTKRGGRVEGARAQVYRCYSCGAELTAAEEALSTMCPKCGRRVELRNLEVKAHRQQDMLTCGHVHVAKDGLLEGCINASHVVIDGEVRGPVTSGSGLVVNATGRCYGEVVARALQVEHGAVLIGAVRLNEELLHTTERT, encoded by the coding sequence ATGGTCGATATTACATGCATCCATTGCGGCCGCGAGACGCCGGTGCCGAAGGCGGCCATCAACGCGAAGTGCCGCCACTGCCACGAGCTCATTCCGCTGCGCAAGGGGCGGCCCGAGGGCCGCACCAAACGTGGCGGGCGCGTTGAGGGGGCGCGTGCGCAGGTGTACCGCTGCTACTCGTGCGGCGCCGAGCTCACCGCGGCCGAGGAAGCGCTCTCGACCATGTGCCCCAAGTGCGGCCGGCGCGTCGAGTTGCGCAACCTCGAGGTGAAGGCCCACCGGCAACAGGACATGCTCACCTGCGGCCACGTGCATGTGGCGAAGGACGGCTTGCTCGAGGGCTGCATCAACGCGAGCCACGTCGTCATCGATGGCGAAGTGCGCGGCCCTGTCACGAGCGGATCAGGCCTCGTTGTGAACGCCACGGGGCGCTGCTACGGTGAGGTGGTAGCCCGAGCGCTGCAAGTTGAGCACGGCGCCGTGCTGATCGGGGCGGTGCGGCTCAACGAGGAGCTGCTGCACACGACCGAGCGAACATGA